One Streptomyces sp. NBC_01142 DNA window includes the following coding sequences:
- a CDS encoding serine hydrolase: protein MPVPFTTDDSARLTETFEAVVADGATPGGVIACGTRGSTPHYISTGMVAPECGDETPTPSTAYDIASLTKVVATWPLVGQALSNGLLDLNAPIRDFLPAMTGEKPSAEATVRQLLTHTSGLRASTRLDHYRGSDLPLHELLCREPLEDAPGTHRYINRGYILLGLALAHVNELPLHDLGSVLWDRLGMTETMYGPLARSHRVAPTEQRIPGAPRIWGAAHDDNAALLGGVAGHAGVFSTPADLALYADRLLTMYADDADAALGEWLRASLVPQAAVEPGLDRGLSWILAAGGRVAYHHGFTGTSLYLAPDTGRYLVICTNAVYHGNARSKIAPLRALALKTISAT from the coding sequence ATGCCCGTCCCGTTCACCACCGACGACAGCGCCCGCCTCACCGAGACCTTCGAAGCCGTCGTGGCCGACGGTGCCACCCCGGGCGGTGTCATCGCCTGCGGCACTCGCGGTTCCACCCCGCACTACATCAGCACGGGCATGGTCGCACCGGAGTGCGGCGACGAGACCCCCACACCCTCCACGGCGTACGACATCGCCTCGCTGACGAAGGTCGTTGCCACCTGGCCACTGGTCGGTCAGGCCCTCAGCAACGGCCTGCTCGACCTGAACGCGCCCATCCGCGACTTCCTGCCAGCGATGACCGGTGAGAAGCCCAGCGCCGAGGCGACCGTACGCCAACTCCTCACCCACACCTCGGGGCTTCGCGCATCCACCCGCCTCGACCACTACCGCGGTTCGGACCTGCCCCTGCACGAACTGTTGTGCCGGGAGCCGCTGGAGGACGCCCCCGGCACCCACCGGTACATCAACCGCGGCTACATCCTGCTCGGACTGGCGCTCGCCCACGTCAACGAGCTTCCTCTCCACGACTTGGGCAGCGTGCTGTGGGACAGGCTCGGCATGACCGAGACGATGTACGGGCCCCTGGCTCGCTCCCACCGCGTCGCGCCGACCGAGCAGCGCATCCCGGGCGCACCGCGTATCTGGGGCGCGGCTCACGATGACAATGCCGCCCTGCTCGGCGGAGTCGCCGGGCACGCCGGCGTGTTCTCCACCCCCGCCGACCTCGCGCTGTACGCCGACCGGCTGCTGACCATGTACGCGGACGATGCCGATGCCGCCCTGGGCGAATGGCTGCGTGCCAGCCTCGTCCCGCAGGCGGCGGTCGAGCCGGGCCTGGACCGCGGGCTGTCCTGGATCCTGGCCGCCGGCGGGCGCGTCGCGTACCACCACGGCTTCACTGGCACGAGTCTCTATCTCGCCCCGGACACCGGCCGCTACCTGGTGATCTGCACCAACGCCGTCTACCACGGCAACGCCCGGAGCAAGATCGCCCCGCTCCGCGCCCTCGCGCTGAAGACAATCTCCGCGACCTGA
- a CDS encoding UDP-N-acetylmuramate dehydrogenase, with protein sequence MGELLADHTTLRLGGPADQFLTHADPGTWFDLVRSVQGTRAPFVLGGGSNTLADDAAYPGAVIRMATCGIALRPLADASVEVVVQAGEPLAKVVEFAVAHGLSGIEYLGGIPGTAGAAPVQNTGAYGQQISDTLTRITAYDWDLLRLVELRSAECGFGYRTSTFKTRPGRWTILEIALRMTRSALAAPVIYPNLADALASPLGARPPLAEAAQTVLDDRRLRGLNIPDDGPDSRQVGSVFLNPTVTPAQATTIRSSGGPVQRGPDGSLRASAGWLLEQAGFCPGLRIDAGVYCSSGRTLTLAAREAATAASFTAALCTLADAVFATDGIRLRPEPIRPNAMATTSSRHLRAPECS encoded by the coding sequence GTGGGTGAGCTGCTGGCCGACCACACCACCCTGCGCCTCGGCGGCCCCGCCGACCAGTTCCTCACGCATGCCGACCCCGGCACCTGGTTCGACCTTGTTCGCAGCGTCCAGGGCACCAGGGCCCCGTTCGTCCTCGGCGGCGGCAGCAACACCCTGGCGGACGACGCTGCGTACCCCGGCGCCGTCATCCGCATGGCGACATGCGGCATCGCCCTGCGGCCGTTGGCCGACGCGTCCGTGGAGGTGGTCGTCCAGGCGGGAGAGCCGCTCGCCAAGGTTGTCGAGTTCGCCGTGGCCCATGGCCTATCCGGCATCGAATACCTCGGCGGCATCCCGGGCACCGCCGGCGCCGCCCCGGTCCAGAACACCGGCGCCTACGGACAGCAGATATCCGACACCCTCACCCGCATTACGGCCTACGACTGGGACCTGCTGCGACTGGTCGAACTGCGGTCGGCCGAGTGCGGCTTCGGCTACCGCACCAGCACGTTCAAGACCCGGCCCGGCCGGTGGACGATCCTCGAGATAGCCCTCCGCATGACACGAAGCGCACTCGCTGCCCCCGTCATTTACCCCAACCTCGCCGACGCGCTCGCGTCACCTCTCGGCGCCCGGCCGCCACTCGCCGAGGCGGCCCAGACCGTCCTCGACGACCGCCGCCTGCGCGGGCTCAACATTCCCGACGACGGGCCGGACTCCCGCCAGGTGGGGTCGGTGTTCCTCAACCCGACCGTCACCCCAGCCCAGGCGACCACGATCCGCAGTTCCGGCGGGCCCGTTCAACGTGGCCCGGACGGCTCCCTGCGCGCGAGCGCCGGCTGGCTGCTCGAACAGGCGGGGTTCTGCCCGGGGCTCCGGATCGACGCGGGGGTGTACTGCTCCAGCGGCCGCACCCTGACCCTTGCTGCGCGCGAAGCGGCCACGGCCGCCTCCTTCACCGCCGCCCTGTGCACTCTTGCTGATGCCGTCTTCGCAACCGACGGCATCCGGCTGAGGCCCGAGCCCATCCGGCCTAACGCAATGGCGACTACCTCATCACGTCATCTGCGCGCGCCGGAATGCTCCTAG
- a CDS encoding type II toxin-antitoxin system Phd/YefM family antitoxin: METTSSSADDTRSGWSPVFARVRLKKGHHVVTRHGRAAAVLVPADWHAQAGGKLADTITAQVAVRGLAELLDRAEAGEHVAVTYRGRAAAVAVPPEWHAQAAGETPANVPTPASGLADSSG; encoded by the coding sequence ATGGAGACGACCAGCAGCAGCGCCGATGACACCCGCTCGGGGTGGAGTCCCGTATTCGCCCGGGTGCGCCTGAAGAAGGGCCACCACGTGGTGACCCGACACGGACGCGCGGCCGCTGTACTCGTGCCGGCTGACTGGCATGCGCAGGCCGGAGGAAAACTGGCGGACACGATCACCGCGCAGGTCGCCGTTCGCGGCTTGGCAGAACTACTCGATCGCGCCGAGGCCGGCGAGCATGTCGCGGTGACCTACCGGGGCAGAGCAGCCGCCGTCGCGGTCCCGCCGGAATGGCATGCGCAGGCGGCTGGCGAAACTCCCGCGAACGTTCCGACACCTGCATCGGGGCTGGCAGACTCCTCCGGCTGA